A DNA window from Zingiber officinale cultivar Zhangliang chromosome 3A, Zo_v1.1, whole genome shotgun sequence contains the following coding sequences:
- the LOC122053488 gene encoding auxin-induced protein 22D-like: METALSIDNLRDTELRLGLPGIDVVGSEKSRVTKGGKRALSEDETQSCAKSKSFEEVYDDLSGLETPMTKAQVIGWPPIRSYRKNLLLVQAQAAANATGLYVKVSMDGAPYLRKIDLKVYKGYKELREALDKMFKCFSFGELPGKEGGSGCEYSITYEDKDGDLMLVGDVPWEMFVSSCKRLRIMKGSEAKGLQSNH, encoded by the exons ATGGAGACTGCCTTGAGTATTGACAACCTTAGGGATACCGAACTAAGGTTGGGTCTACCAGGCATCGATGTGGTTGGGTCAGAGAAGTCGAGGGTCACGAAAGGTGGTAAACGAGCACTTTCGGAGGATGAAACTCAGAGTTGTGCTAAAAGCAAGTCCTTCGAAGAGGTCTATGACGATCTAAGTGGCCTCGAAACTCCAATGACAAA GGCACAAGTAATCGGGTGGCCACCGATCCGATCCTACCGGAAGAACTTACTATTAGTTCAGGCTCAAGCCGCGGCGAATGCAACTGGATTGTATGTGAAAGTAAGCATGGATGGAGCTCCTTACTTGAGAAAGATCGATCTCAAGGTGTACAAAGGTTATAAGGAGCTTAGAGAAGCATTGGACAAAATGTTCAAATGCTTTTCTTTTG GAGAGTTGCCAGGGAAGGAAGGAGGCAGTGGATGTGAGTATTCCATCACTTATGAGGATAAAGATGGAGATTTGATGTTGGTTGGAGATGTTCCATGGGA GATGTTCGTCTCTTCTTGCAAAAGACTGAGGATCATGAAAGGGTCTGAAGCAAAAGGATTGCAGTCTAACCATTGA